The DNA window CTTCGACCTGGCTGAGGATGTGCGAGGAGAAGAAGACGGTCGCGCCGCGCTCGCTCTCCTCGCGGATGAGTTCGCGCATCTCGCGGGCGCCGTTCGGGTCCAGCCCGGTGGTCGGCTCGTCGAGGATGAGGAGGTCGGGCTCGCCGACCAGTGCCATCGCCAGGACGAGACGCTGTTTCATCCCCTTGGAGTAGCCGCCGGCCCGGCGGTCGATGGCGTCGGCGACGCCGACGCGTTCGAGCAGCTCCTTCGGGTCGTCGTCGGCGTCTTTCGACTCGATGACGAACTCCATGTGTTCCCGACCCGTCAGGCGTTCGTACACCTCGTACCCCTCCGGGAGCACGCCGATGCGCTCGCGGATGGCTTCTGATTCTTCGTGGACGTCGTGACCCAGGACTGTGGCCGACCCGGCCGTCGGTCGGACGAAATCGAGGAGGATGTTGATGGTGGTGGACTTCCCGGCGCCGTTCGGACCGAGAAAGCCAAAGACCTCACCCTCTTCGACGGTGAGGTCGACGCCGTCCAGGGCGACGACGTCGGCGTACTCCTTGCGGAGGCCGTCCAGTTCGATGGCGGTCATACGCGACGGTTGGACCAGCCTCAGGTATAGTCTTTCATATTGTCAGGCGAGTATGACTGGTGCTCTTTCGCCCACGTTTTTCGCCGTCGGGTTGCGGGCCGACGGCCCGCAACCACACAACGTGGCGGCAAAGCCGCCACCCAGCCCGTGAGCAGACGCGAGCGGGCCCGACGGGGAAAATGTGGTCGTGGGATAGTCTTTCATATTAGTCGCTACTATCACACTTCATCATCGGGGTCGTGTGTGTCGGCCATCCGCTGGGCTTCCGTCGCGTACCGCTCGCGGGTCTCTGGTTCCTCGACCGGTGTCAGTCGTTCCGGCTCGACGTCTTTCGCGGCCGTTACCGCGGTCCGCATCAGGAGGTTCGTCGACAGCTGCTTGGTGAGCTGTCGCTCGCCGTCGGTCGTCGCGTAGACGAGCGTCACCATCCGTTCGTCGCCGAAACTCGACCGCTCGACCAGCCAGCACTGGACCGTCGCTTCGGACTCGGTCATGAGTGAGCAGTAGCCCCGGCGGTCGAAAGGGGTTTGCGGTGCGGGACACCGAGAGCGGGGCCGTCGGACGCAGAATTTGCCATACGGCTGGCGATTCTGTCCGTAGGTTTATTAGCCTGGATAGTTCAGGTTCAGGCGAGACAGTCCGTCATCTGTATGTCAGGTACTGACCCTTTCGACGACGTTTCTCCCGGGCGAGAACCACTCCGAGCGGGCCTCGCTCTCGTCTGTATTCTCGCGGTGGTGTTTGCGGCGGCGGCGTTGCCCACGCTGTCACTTGCCGGCGGGGTCGAGTCGGTCGGCCCCGAGAGCGTGCCCTTTGGCGGGTCGTCTGACGGGGCTGGGGCCGAACCAGGGTCCGGCGAGGGGAACGTGACGCCCGGTGACGGGCGTCTGACGCCCGACGAACAGTTGGAGCGGTCCAGCCAGCGCTCCGGGGCCACGCCGACCGGGTCGCTGGACGACGCCGCCGGGAACGGTACCGGGGAGCAGGCAAGCGGTGGCGCGGCCGGGAACCGGCCTGGTGATAGCGACACCAGCGGACAGGCGAGTGGTGGGGAAACCGGGAACCGGACGAGCGGCGAGAACGTCGGTCAGACGGACAGCAG is part of the Haloarcula salinisoli genome and encodes:
- a CDS encoding ABC transporter ATP-binding protein, which codes for MTAIELDGLRKEYADVVALDGVDLTVEEGEVFGFLGPNGAGKSTTINILLDFVRPTAGSATVLGHDVHEESEAIRERIGVLPEGYEVYERLTGREHMEFVIESKDADDDPKELLERVGVADAIDRRAGGYSKGMKQRLVLAMALVGEPDLLILDEPTTGLDPNGAREMRELIREESERGATVFFSSHILSQVEAVCDTVGILQDGQLIAKDTVEGLRDAQGDMTMVVTVGDTDGIEGALDEIRSLSSVSGAQLDTDRVTVNCERDAKMSVLNAFEDNGIPVEDFETQEASLEDLFSSYTEQEEVTA